Proteins encoded by one window of Porphyromonas vaginalis:
- a CDS encoding ATP-binding protein — protein sequence MAAYYKRTSDRMLCELLEAFGAVLIEGPKWCGKTTTASQVAKSIIKMQDTDMRAEYLATARSKPSLLLRGEPPVLIDEWQDAPILWDAIRTQVDERGLPGQFILTGSNTVDKSEILHSGTGRIAKLRMLPMSLWESRESTGEVSLQRLFDEADYDIDGKRSSLTIEGLIFAASRGGWPASLFARSEKAQLMIAKNYVRSLCDEDISRIDGKQRDSKVAESLLRSYARNISTLAQKKTLLSDVASSGETVWSMDTFTDYERAFERLFIIQNIDAWSPAIRSKTAIRSSPKRSFCDPSIAVASLGVSPEAMSVQLKTFGFIFEQMCIRDLRAYTMDLNSHVSYYRDRYGLEADIVLHLEDGRYALIECKLGSREIDEGAEHLLELNRLIKENNKQEVQVPLREPDLLIILTGGQMAYTRPDGVKVIPLACLKD from the coding sequence ATGGCAGCGTATTACAAAAGAACATCTGATCGTATGCTTTGTGAGCTTCTTGAAGCTTTTGGAGCGGTTCTAATCGAAGGCCCTAAGTGGTGTGGTAAAACAACAACCGCCTCTCAAGTTGCCAAAAGCATCATTAAGATGCAAGACACCGATATGAGAGCCGAGTATCTCGCCACAGCTCGTTCTAAGCCCTCTCTCTTACTTAGAGGAGAGCCTCCAGTCTTGATAGATGAGTGGCAAGATGCACCTATCCTATGGGATGCTATACGTACTCAAGTTGATGAGAGGGGACTCCCAGGTCAGTTTATCTTGACAGGTTCTAATACTGTAGATAAGTCCGAGATACTGCACTCTGGTACTGGCAGAATAGCCAAGCTGCGGATGCTACCTATGAGTCTGTGGGAGTCAAGAGAGTCCACTGGAGAGGTCTCTTTGCAAAGGCTCTTTGATGAGGCTGACTATGATATCGATGGCAAGAGGTCGAGTCTAACCATAGAGGGACTGATATTCGCAGCATCTCGTGGCGGGTGGCCTGCATCTTTATTTGCTCGATCTGAAAAAGCACAGCTGATGATTGCCAAAAACTATGTTCGCTCTTTGTGTGACGAGGATATTTCTCGCATAGATGGGAAGCAACGGGATAGCAAGGTCGCTGAGTCCTTATTGAGATCCTATGCGCGAAATATCTCTACACTAGCACAAAAGAAGACTTTGCTATCAGATGTCGCATCCTCGGGAGAAACTGTCTGGTCAATGGATACGTTTACTGATTATGAAAGAGCTTTCGAGCGCTTGTTTATCATTCAGAATATTGATGCGTGGAGCCCTGCGATACGCAGCAAAACCGCCATCAGGAGTAGCCCCAAGAGAAGTTTTTGTGATCCATCCATTGCGGTAGCATCACTGGGCGTATCCCCAGAGGCGATGTCTGTCCAGCTGAAAACCTTTGGCTTCATCTTCGAGCAGATGTGTATCCGTGACTTGCGGGCATATACGATGGATCTAAATAGTCATGTCTCATACTATCGGGATCGCTATGGACTCGAAGCGGACATAGTACTTCATCTTGAAGATGGTAGATATGCCCTGATAGAGTGCAAACTTGGAAGCAGAGAGATAGACGAGGGTGCTGAGCACCTTCTCGAATTAAATAGACTCATCAAGGAAAACAACAAACAAGAAGTACAAGTACCCCTGAGGGAGCCAGATCTCTTGATTATCTTGACAGGTGGGCAAATGGCCTATACCAGACCTGATGGTGTTAAGGTCATCCCTCTTGCCTGTCTGAAGGATTGA
- the secG gene encoding preprotein translocase subunit SecG has product MQIFLSILILIAAILLILIVVVQNSKGGGLAAGFGESNKYMGVRKTTDFLEKATWTLAGALVVLSIASSFFVKPQVQAKQSESFIEQSQQSAPLLPQQPEATLPLPAAPATPAAEAPAPAPEAQPEAQQPAE; this is encoded by the coding sequence ATGCAAATCTTTCTAAGTATCCTGATCCTCATCGCAGCTATCCTGCTAATCCTTATCGTCGTCGTTCAGAACTCTAAGGGCGGTGGTCTAGCAGCAGGCTTCGGCGAGAGCAATAAGTACATGGGGGTACGCAAGACGACGGACTTCCTCGAGAAGGCCACATGGACGCTCGCAGGAGCTTTGGTCGTGCTCAGCATTGCCAGCTCATTCTTTGTGAAGCCTCAAGTACAGGCTAAGCAGAGCGAGAGCTTTATCGAGCAGTCTCAGCAGAGTGCTCCTCTGCTACCTCAGCAACCTGAGGCTACGTTACCACTACCCGCTGCTCCCGCTACTCCCGCTGCTGAGGCTCCAGCCCCAGCACCTGAAGCACAGCCTGAGGCTCAGCAGCCTGCCGAGTAA
- the nadC gene encoding carboxylating nicotinate-nucleotide diphosphorylase — MTDIYNSEEFATLIELAYREDAPTGDLSTRYILSESDRAIATLIAKDDGIVSGLEVAYMVLCRCTPEEEITFTSEYEDGDEVCKGDILATIEAPYADLLRAERIMLNFMQRMSGIATYTHQCVQCVAGTKTQILDTRKTAPGHRLTDKMAVRDGGGTNHRASLSDMVMLKDNHIAMAGGILPAVEEVRPHLPISIQIEVETTTLEEVQEAIDAGADIIMLDNMDIETMRRAVELIDGQAKVEASGNMTAERLAAVAAVGVDYISIGALTHSVRAFDISMKIKPIQ; from the coding sequence ATGACTGATATATACAACAGCGAGGAGTTTGCCACGCTCATCGAGCTTGCTTACCGCGAGGATGCTCCTACGGGAGACCTATCGACACGCTACATACTGAGCGAGAGCGACCGAGCTATCGCCACACTGATAGCCAAGGACGACGGCATCGTCTCTGGACTTGAGGTAGCTTATATGGTCCTCTGTCGATGCACTCCTGAGGAGGAGATCACCTTTACATCAGAGTATGAGGATGGCGACGAGGTGTGCAAGGGCGATATCTTAGCCACCATCGAGGCTCCTTATGCGGACCTGCTACGGGCTGAGCGTATCATGCTCAACTTCATGCAGCGCATGAGCGGCATCGCTACCTACACCCACCAATGTGTGCAGTGCGTCGCTGGTACCAAGACACAAATCCTAGACACCCGCAAGACAGCTCCGGGACATCGCCTCACGGACAAGATGGCGGTACGCGACGGCGGGGGAACTAACCACCGAGCTTCGCTCTCTGACATGGTGATGCTCAAGGACAATCACATTGCCATGGCGGGTGGCATCTTGCCTGCCGTGGAGGAGGTGCGTCCTCATCTGCCGATCTCTATACAGATTGAGGTCGAGACCACCACACTGGAGGAGGTGCAGGAGGCTATAGACGCTGGTGCTGACATCATCATGCTGGACAATATGGACATAGAGACGATGCGCCGTGCCGTCGAGCTCATCGATGGACAAGCTAAGGTAGAGGCTTCAGGCAATATGACGGCTGAGCGTCTAGCTGCCGTGGCTGCTGTCGGCGTGGACTACATTAGCATTGGAGCACTGACCCACTCGGTACGTGCTTTCGACATTAGTATGAAGATCAAGCCGATCCAATAA
- a CDS encoding LptE family protein, whose amino-acid sequence MVRSKLLYIIGVVMLLLMGTSCSIKYKFNGATIDYTRIKTVTIEDFPNQAPLVYPPLSQMFSERLRDQFRRNTRLEPVQTNGDLVLEGAIVGYELTPMAMQEDALSAMTRFTITVRVSYTNMVEEKKSFSGRTFTSSQEFDSNNLFSDIQEGLANELIDDLVKQIFNATVEDW is encoded by the coding sequence ATGGTGAGGAGTAAGCTACTATACATAATAGGTGTCGTGATGCTCCTACTGATGGGGACGAGCTGCTCGATCAAGTATAAGTTCAATGGAGCTACCATCGACTACACGCGTATCAAGACGGTGACGATCGAGGACTTTCCCAATCAGGCTCCGCTGGTCTATCCGCCTCTGTCGCAGATGTTTTCGGAGCGACTGAGAGATCAGTTCCGACGTAATACACGTCTTGAACCAGTTCAGACGAATGGGGACTTGGTTCTCGAGGGTGCCATCGTCGGGTATGAGCTTACCCCTATGGCGATGCAGGAGGATGCGCTCTCGGCGATGACACGCTTCACGATCACCGTGCGCGTATCGTACACCAATATGGTTGAGGAGAAAAAGAGTTTCTCAGGGCGCACCTTTACCTCCTCGCAAGAGTTTGACAGCAACAACCTCTTCTCAGACATTCAGGAGGGGCTGGCTAATGAGCTGATTGACGATCTGGTCAAGCAGATCTTTAACGCCACTGTAGAGGACTGGTAG
- the smpB gene encoding SsrA-binding protein SmpB, producing the protein MAKKGKQSARAINIRNKRATYDYELLDQYTAGIVLVGSEIKSIRAGKAALVDSYCYFSRGELWIKNMYIAEYSYASYNNHVERRERKLLLNRKELRKLEEEMKNPGHTIIPVRLFINERGLAKLVVALARGKKQYDKRAAIRDREDKRRLERAMRF; encoded by the coding sequence ATGGCTAAGAAAGGCAAGCAATCCGCCCGAGCGATCAACATACGCAACAAGCGCGCTACCTATGACTATGAGCTCCTCGACCAGTACACCGCAGGCATCGTGCTGGTTGGTAGTGAGATCAAGTCTATACGTGCGGGCAAAGCGGCTCTCGTGGATAGCTACTGCTACTTCTCGCGTGGTGAGCTGTGGATCAAGAATATGTATATAGCGGAGTACAGCTACGCTTCCTACAACAATCATGTGGAGCGACGGGAGCGCAAACTGCTACTCAACCGCAAGGAGCTGCGCAAGCTCGAGGAGGAGATGAAGAACCCTGGGCATACGATCATCCCCGTGCGTCTCTTCATTAACGAGCGGGGGCTCGCCAAGCTGGTCGTTGCACTAGCCCGAGGTAAGAAGCAGTATGACAAGCGCGCTGCCATACGCGACCGCGAGGACAAGCGACGCCTAGAGCGTGCGATGCGCTTCTGA
- the nadB gene encoding L-aspartate oxidase — MKQQQSPQRYDYIIIGGGLAGLYCAYFLAQHGSVALIARRTIEESNSYYAQGGMAAVTDQKDSPTDHYEDTIVAGRGLCIPEAVKVLTDEAPDRINELIQMGMAFDSEDGHLALGLEGGHHHRRILHAGGDATGRLVTTFMIEQIRKAQHITIFDHHSAVQVLRSADGTHCQGLVTYDERAHHYDTILASAVVLATGGAAALYYPTTNPPTALGDGLWLASEVGAELMDLEFIQFHPTALYLPGYASFLISEAVRGEGAYLVDKHGERFMPALHPLAELAPRDVVARSIFLKMQEEGTDHVRLRLRHIDPKRLLQRFPTISEHCRQLGLDITDEIPVAPAAHYTVGGIGVDLNGCTRLPGLYAVGEVSSTGVMGANRLASNSLIECIVFGKRIANYAIAHPTTPTETASLATPTNLPDLSWSLDKEQIYALEQQTKINRQLGDILMSRVGIIRSKEGLVSALHELQHLSDGLAEDAQHSIHAYMTRRRVEVAHMMAHAALLREESRGGHYRSDYTETLPESEAYRTRLLNGQITHQPIN, encoded by the coding sequence ATGAAACAGCAGCAATCTCCTCAGCGATATGATTACATCATCATAGGTGGTGGCCTCGCGGGGCTTTACTGCGCTTACTTTCTAGCGCAGCATGGGTCGGTAGCGCTCATTGCTCGACGCACCATCGAGGAGAGCAACTCCTACTACGCACAGGGTGGGATGGCTGCTGTCACCGACCAGAAGGACTCACCGACAGATCACTACGAAGACACGATCGTGGCGGGGCGTGGGCTCTGCATCCCAGAGGCGGTCAAGGTGCTGACAGACGAAGCACCCGACCGGATCAATGAGTTGATCCAGATGGGTATGGCTTTCGACAGCGAAGATGGACATCTAGCCCTCGGTCTCGAGGGGGGACATCACCATCGTCGCATCCTCCACGCGGGTGGAGACGCTACGGGACGACTAGTGACCACCTTTATGATCGAGCAGATCAGGAAGGCACAGCACATCACGATCTTCGACCATCACAGTGCCGTGCAGGTGCTACGCTCTGCTGACGGGACACATTGTCAGGGACTGGTAACCTATGACGAGCGCGCTCATCACTACGATACGATCCTCGCATCGGCTGTCGTACTAGCCACTGGCGGTGCTGCCGCGCTTTACTACCCCACGACCAATCCACCCACGGCTCTGGGCGATGGCTTGTGGCTAGCCAGTGAAGTGGGTGCCGAGCTGATGGACTTGGAGTTTATACAGTTTCACCCCACAGCTCTTTATCTGCCTGGGTACGCCTCTTTTCTCATTAGTGAGGCGGTACGTGGCGAGGGTGCTTACCTTGTAGACAAGCACGGTGAGCGCTTTATGCCCGCATTACACCCCCTCGCAGAGCTGGCACCGAGAGATGTGGTGGCGCGAAGCATCTTCCTCAAGATGCAAGAGGAGGGTACCGACCATGTACGACTGAGACTGAGACACATTGACCCGAAGCGACTGTTACAGCGCTTCCCGACCATCTCGGAGCACTGCCGCCAGCTGGGACTAGACATTACAGACGAGATACCCGTAGCTCCCGCAGCGCACTACACGGTAGGGGGCATCGGCGTAGATCTCAACGGATGTACTCGCCTGCCTGGGCTGTATGCTGTCGGAGAGGTTTCCTCGACAGGGGTGATGGGTGCCAACCGCTTGGCCTCTAACTCGCTCATCGAGTGTATCGTCTTCGGCAAGCGGATTGCTAACTATGCAATCGCCCACCCGACTACGCCTACTGAGACTGCGTCGCTAGCGACCCCGACGAACCTCCCCGACCTGTCGTGGAGCCTAGACAAAGAGCAGATCTATGCGCTAGAGCAGCAGACGAAGATCAATCGACAGCTGGGCGACATACTCATGAGCCGGGTGGGGATCATCCGCTCTAAGGAGGGGCTCGTCTCAGCGCTCCATGAGCTACAGCATCTCTCAGACGGACTCGCAGAGGATGCACAGCACAGCATCCACGCCTACATGACTCGCAGACGGGTAGAGGTGGCGCACATGATGGCGCATGCTGCACTACTGCGTGAGGAGAGCCGTGGAGGTCACTACCGCAGCGACTACACGGAGACACTACCTGAGAGCGAAGCTTATCGAACGAGACTGCTCAATGGACAAATAACACATCAACCCATCAATTAG
- the serS gene encoding serine--tRNA ligase: MLTIKQILDDPQGVIERLAVKHFPAEEPIAAIIAQDKLRRDAQHKKDDSLAQQKVLSRSIGEKMKAGAREETEQLKAEVQALKEISKQAEETMRQAEETMRQLLLSVPNLPHPDVPHGTSAEDNLCVATGGKMPTLADDAKLPHWELAKQYDLIDFELGVKITGAGFPVYKGKGARLQRALINFFLDRATAAGFQEVEPPIMVNEDSGVGTGQLPDKEGQMYHVQLDNLYLIPTAEVPVTNIFRDVILEADQLPICCTAYTPCFRREAGSYGKDVRGLNRLHQFDKVEIVSIDRPDHSWQQLDKMIAHVKSLVEELELPYRILRLCGGDLSFTSAMTYDFEVFSAAQERWLEVSSVSNFESYQANRLMCRYRDPEEGITLCHTLNGSALALPRIVAALLENNQTPEGIIIPKALRPYTGFDKID; this comes from the coding sequence ATGCTTACCATCAAACAAATATTGGATGACCCACAGGGAGTCATCGAGCGGCTCGCCGTCAAGCACTTTCCCGCAGAAGAGCCCATAGCAGCTATCATCGCTCAGGACAAGCTGAGACGCGATGCACAGCACAAGAAGGACGACAGCCTGGCTCAGCAAAAAGTCCTCTCACGCTCTATCGGTGAGAAGATGAAAGCGGGTGCCCGCGAGGAGACTGAGCAGCTCAAAGCTGAGGTGCAAGCACTCAAAGAGATCTCTAAGCAAGCTGAGGAGACCATGCGACAGGCCGAGGAGACCATGCGACAGCTCCTACTCTCCGTACCTAATCTGCCACACCCCGACGTGCCACATGGCACCTCTGCTGAGGACAACCTCTGCGTCGCTACGGGTGGTAAGATGCCGACACTAGCTGACGATGCTAAGCTACCACACTGGGAGCTGGCTAAGCAGTACGACCTTATAGACTTCGAGCTGGGAGTCAAGATCACGGGCGCAGGCTTCCCCGTATATAAGGGTAAGGGCGCAAGACTACAGCGCGCTTTGATCAACTTCTTCCTCGACAGAGCTACGGCAGCTGGCTTTCAAGAGGTCGAGCCTCCTATTATGGTCAACGAGGACTCCGGTGTCGGCACTGGTCAGCTCCCTGACAAGGAGGGGCAGATGTACCACGTGCAACTGGACAACCTCTACCTCATACCGACGGCTGAGGTGCCTGTGACCAACATCTTCCGTGATGTCATCCTAGAGGCGGACCAGTTACCTATCTGTTGCACTGCCTATACGCCTTGCTTCCGTCGTGAGGCGGGCTCGTATGGCAAGGACGTACGCGGGCTCAACCGCCTGCATCAGTTTGACAAGGTAGAGATCGTCTCCATCGACCGTCCCGACCACTCGTGGCAGCAGCTCGACAAGATGATCGCACACGTCAAGAGCCTCGTTGAGGAGCTTGAGCTCCCTTATCGTATCCTCCGCCTCTGTGGTGGTGACCTAAGCTTTACGAGTGCTATGACTTACGACTTTGAGGTCTTTTCAGCTGCTCAGGAGCGTTGGCTCGAGGTGAGCTCCGTCTCTAACTTCGAGAGCTATCAGGCCAACCGTCTGATGTGTCGCTACCGTGACCCTGAGGAGGGGATTACCCTTTGTCATACGCTCAACGGCAGCGCCCTCGCTCTGCCACGCATTGTCGCTGCCCTACTAGAGAACAATCAGACACCCGAGGGCATTATCATCCCCAAGGCACTGAGACCCTACACTGGCTTTGACAAGATAGACTAA
- the nadA gene encoding quinolinate synthase NadA: protein MTQQQIEALYAEIRTLKEQKNAVILAHYYARPEIQRIADHLGDSLALSQIAGETEADMIVFCGVSFMGETAKIISPNKKVLCPVPHAGCTLAEGATAEGINTWRVKHPDGIVVSYVNTTAAVKAVTDYCVTSANALKIVRALPTGQPILFGPDKNLGQYIMNVTGREMDLWQGACYVHADITSELVHTMLDQYPEAEILIHPESVAASDQSIVDNPRCIIGSTTTIINRPGVSDLKQYIIATEPEVLAEMTRRYPDKELIPILPDQVCEYMKMITLEGLRDALLYEQYEVHVDEELRQRAWRSIERMLQF, encoded by the coding sequence ATGACACAACAACAGATAGAGGCTCTCTATGCAGAGATTCGTACGCTCAAGGAGCAGAAGAACGCTGTCATCCTAGCGCACTACTATGCTCGCCCCGAGATACAGCGTATCGCAGACCATCTAGGCGACTCACTGGCACTCTCACAGATCGCTGGCGAGACGGAGGCGGACATGATCGTCTTCTGCGGAGTTAGCTTCATGGGTGAGACCGCAAAGATCATTTCGCCCAATAAGAAGGTGCTCTGCCCCGTACCACATGCTGGCTGTACCCTCGCTGAGGGCGCCACGGCTGAGGGTATCAACACTTGGCGCGTCAAGCACCCCGACGGCATTGTGGTCAGCTATGTCAATACGACAGCAGCTGTCAAAGCGGTCACCGACTACTGCGTGACCAGTGCTAATGCCCTGAAGATCGTACGCGCCCTCCCCACGGGTCAACCGATCCTCTTTGGTCCTGACAAGAACCTCGGACAGTACATCATGAATGTAACGGGACGGGAGATGGATCTATGGCAGGGAGCTTGCTACGTGCATGCTGACATCACCTCCGAGCTGGTTCACACGATGCTCGATCAGTATCCCGAGGCAGAGATCCTGATACACCCTGAGTCGGTAGCTGCTAGCGACCAGTCGATCGTCGACAATCCTCGCTGCATCATCGGCTCGACCACCACGATCATCAATCGTCCTGGGGTCTCTGACCTGAAGCAGTACATCATCGCCACGGAGCCTGAGGTGCTGGCTGAGATGACGAGACGCTATCCAGACAAGGAGTTGATCCCCATCCTCCCCGACCAGGTCTGCGAATATATGAAGATGATCACCCTCGAGGGACTCCGCGACGCACTCCTCTACGAGCAGTACGAGGTGCATGTCGACGAAGAGCTACGCCAGAGAGCGTGGCGCTCCATCGAGCGGATGCTCCAGTTCTAA